The following are from one region of the Cytobacillus firmus genome:
- a CDS encoding outer spore coat protein CotE, which yields MGDYREIITKAVVAKGRKFTQSNHTICPSHHPSSILGCWIINHTYEAKKAGKTVEICGHYDINVWYSFNNNTKTEVVTERVEYKDVIKLKYRDPDCLDDHDIIARVLQQPSCCEAVISPNGNKIIVTVEREFMVEVIGETKVCVAVYPDKCECDDDAWGLDVEDEEFEDLNPDFLVGTEEE from the coding sequence ATGGGAGATTACAGAGAGATTATAACGAAAGCGGTCGTTGCGAAAGGACGTAAATTCACACAGTCCAATCATACGATCTGCCCGTCACACCATCCGTCAAGCATACTTGGCTGCTGGATCATAAACCATACGTACGAGGCGAAAAAAGCCGGAAAAACAGTGGAAATCTGCGGCCATTATGACATTAACGTTTGGTACTCTTTTAACAATAATACTAAAACCGAAGTTGTTACCGAACGGGTTGAGTATAAAGATGTCATTAAGTTGAAGTACCGTGATCCGGACTGTTTGGATGATCATGATATCATCGCCCGTGTTCTGCAGCAGCCGAGCTGCTGTGAAGCTGTCATTTCTCCAAACGGCAACAAAATCATCGTCACAGTGGAAAGAGAGTTCATGGTCGAGGTAATCGGCGAAACAAAAGTGTGTGTAGCTGTCTACCCAGACAAGTGCGAATGTGATGATGACGCTTGGGGACTTGACGTGGAAGATGAAGAATTCGAGGATTTAAATCCGGATTTTCTGGTGGGAACTGAAGAAGAGTAA
- a CDS encoding PH domain-containing protein, protein MFKKVASDVLGLSDVGSVIHPADYDKVDADDYVLHEDNEKIYFLIKSKSDEYCFTNKALIHLDGTSAMSKKRTLKRYSYREYTISNVMLETAGTVDLDVEIKFVIGSQAFSIDVHKKHIEELKDLYKALIRISEICRENEVSMEYAEKSLSLASSTLGRSVSNQDANVVDNFRVLNETAFNWLMNSRKKYNVKDFGYVFEKYINN, encoded by the coding sequence ATGTTTAAAAAAGTTGCTTCTGATGTGCTGGGATTAAGTGATGTGGGAAGTGTCATTCACCCGGCTGATTATGACAAAGTCGACGCGGATGATTATGTCCTGCATGAAGATAATGAGAAAATCTATTTCCTGATCAAGTCCAAATCCGATGAATATTGCTTTACAAATAAGGCGCTTATTCATCTGGATGGTACCAGTGCTATGAGCAAAAAACGCACTTTAAAGCGCTACAGCTACCGCGAATACACGATCTCAAACGTGATGCTGGAAACAGCCGGTACAGTTGATTTGGATGTGGAAATCAAATTCGTAATCGGATCTCAGGCATTCTCGATTGACGTACATAAAAAGCATATTGAAGAATTGAAAGATTTATATAAAGCCCTGATCCGCATTTCCGAGATCTGCCGCGAAAATGAAGTTTCCATGGAATATGCTGAAAAAAGCCTTAGCTTGGCATCAAGCACCCTTGGCCGTTCAGTATCCAACCAGGATGCCAACGTAGTGGACAATTTCCGCGTATTAAATGAAACAGCCTTCAACTGGTTGATGAACAGCCGCAAGAAATACAATGTGAAAGACTTCGGCTATGTGTTTGAAAAATACATCAATAACTAA
- a CDS encoding 2-oxoacid:ferredoxin oxidoreductase subunit beta gives MATFKEFRNNVKPNWCPGCGDFSVQAAIQRAAANVGLEPENLAVVSGIGCSGRISGYINSYGFHGIHGRSLPIAQGVKMANRDLTVIASGGDGDGFAIGMGHTIHAIRRNVNITYIVMDNQIYGLTKGQTSPRSAAGFKTKSTPQGSIEQAISPMEMALTAGATFVAQSFSTDLKDLTALIEAGIKHDGFSLINVFSPCVTYNKVNTYDWFKENLTKLSDVEGYDHSSREMAMQTLMKHSGLVTGLIYQDTERKSYQELLSGYSETPLSQADLELDQAHFDKLAAEFM, from the coding sequence ATGGCCACATTTAAAGAATTTCGAAATAATGTAAAACCAAACTGGTGCCCGGGCTGTGGAGACTTCTCCGTGCAGGCTGCGATTCAGCGTGCGGCAGCAAACGTTGGTTTAGAGCCTGAGAACTTAGCTGTCGTATCAGGCATCGGCTGTTCCGGACGTATTTCCGGTTATATCAATTCATATGGTTTCCATGGCATTCATGGACGTTCACTTCCAATCGCCCAGGGTGTTAAAATGGCCAACCGCGATTTGACAGTTATCGCCTCCGGCGGTGACGGTGATGGATTCGCGATCGGTATGGGCCATACGATCCATGCAATCCGCCGTAATGTGAACATCACTTACATCGTAATGGATAACCAAATCTATGGTTTAACAAAAGGACAGACTTCACCTCGTTCTGCGGCTGGCTTCAAAACTAAGTCCACTCCGCAAGGTTCTATTGAACAGGCGATTTCTCCAATGGAAATGGCATTAACAGCTGGTGCGACGTTCGTAGCGCAAAGCTTCTCAACTGACCTTAAAGATCTGACTGCGTTAATCGAAGCAGGAATCAAGCATGATGGCTTCTCTTTAATTAACGTGTTCAGCCCATGTGTTACATACAACAAAGTAAACACATATGACTGGTTTAAAGAAAACCTGACAAAGCTTAGCGATGTAGAAGGCTATGATCATTCAAGCCGCGAAATGGCTATGCAGACTCTTATGAAGCACAGCGGTCTTGTAACTGGCTTAATCTATCAGGACACTGAGCGAAAGTCATATCAGGAACTGCTTTCAGGATACTCTGAAACTCCATTATCACAAGCGGACCTTGAACTTGATCAAGCTCACTTTGATAAACTTGCAGCTGAATTTATGTAA
- the miaB gene encoding tRNA (N6-isopentenyl adenosine(37)-C2)-methylthiotransferase MiaB has translation MNEKQRLESQQVQTANPSDKKSAKDYSKYFETVYTAPSLKDAKKRGKEEVKYHKDFKIPEEFYGMGNGRKFYIRTYGCQMNEHDTEVMAGIFLGLGYELTDSVEDANVILLNTCAIRENAENKVFGELGHLKHLKKEKPDLLIGVCGCMSQEESVVNKILKTYNQVDMIFGTHNIHRLPNILQEAYMSKEMVIEVWSKEGDVIENLPKVRRGNIKAWVNIMYGCDKFCTYCIVPYTRGKERSRRPEDIIQEVRQLAAQGYQEITLLGQNVNAYGKDFEDIKYGLGDLMDEMRKIDIPRVRFTTSHPRDFDDHLIEVLAKGGNLVEHIHLPVQSGSTDVLKIMARKYTREQYLELVRKIKAAIPGATFTTDIIVGYPNETEEQFEETISLFREVGFEAAYTFIYSPREGTPAAKMVDNVPMEVKKERLQRLNALVNEFSAEAMKQYQGQTVEVLVEGESKNNPEILAGYTRKNKLVNFKGPKTAIGKIVKVKVSAAKTWSLNGEMVEELDAVEVNQ, from the coding sequence ATGAACGAAAAACAACGTTTAGAAAGCCAGCAAGTGCAAACAGCAAATCCTTCGGACAAAAAATCCGCAAAAGATTACAGCAAATATTTTGAAACTGTTTACACTGCACCTTCCTTAAAGGATGCGAAAAAACGCGGTAAAGAAGAAGTAAAATATCATAAAGATTTTAAAATCCCTGAAGAATTTTATGGTATGGGAAATGGCCGAAAATTCTATATCCGCACATACGGCTGCCAGATGAACGAGCATGATACCGAAGTAATGGCCGGCATATTCCTGGGTCTTGGCTATGAGCTTACAGACTCAGTGGAAGATGCGAATGTCATTTTGCTTAATACATGTGCCATCCGGGAAAATGCCGAGAATAAAGTGTTTGGAGAACTTGGCCATCTTAAACATTTAAAAAAAGAAAAACCGGATCTTCTGATTGGGGTCTGCGGATGTATGTCCCAGGAGGAATCGGTTGTTAACAAGATTCTTAAAACATATAACCAGGTAGATATGATTTTTGGAACACACAACATCCACCGTCTTCCTAACATTCTTCAGGAAGCCTATATGTCAAAGGAAATGGTTATTGAAGTATGGTCAAAGGAAGGGGATGTAATTGAAAACCTTCCAAAAGTGCGCCGCGGCAATATTAAGGCATGGGTTAACATTATGTACGGCTGTGATAAATTCTGCACCTACTGCATCGTTCCTTATACACGCGGAAAAGAGCGGAGCAGACGTCCTGAGGACATCATTCAGGAAGTTCGTCAGTTAGCTGCACAGGGCTATCAGGAAATTACCCTTCTTGGGCAAAACGTAAACGCATATGGAAAAGATTTTGAGGATATCAAATATGGCCTTGGCGATTTGATGGATGAAATGCGCAAAATCGATATTCCGCGCGTACGTTTTACAACCAGCCATCCGCGAGACTTTGATGATCATCTGATTGAAGTGCTGGCAAAAGGCGGAAATCTGGTAGAACACATACACCTACCGGTTCAATCCGGTTCAACGGATGTCTTAAAAATCATGGCGCGTAAATATACAAGAGAACAATACTTGGAGCTGGTTCGCAAAATTAAAGCGGCTATTCCAGGAGCAACCTTCACCACTGATATCATTGTGGGCTATCCTAATGAGACAGAAGAGCAATTTGAAGAAACAATTTCCCTATTCAGGGAGGTAGGCTTCGAAGCTGCTTATACGTTCATTTACTCACCTCGGGAAGGTACACCAGCTGCCAAAATGGTGGATAATGTACCAATGGAAGTAAAGAAAGAGCGACTTCAGCGTCTGAATGCATTAGTAAATGAATTTTCGGCAGAGGCAATGAAACAATATCAAGGCCAGACTGTAGAAGTTCTTGTGGAAGGTGAAAGCAAGAACAATCCTGAAATTCTTGCAGGATACACAAGAAAAAATAAGCTTGTAAACTTTAAGGGGCCGAAAACAGCAATCGGCAAAATTGTAAAAGTAAAAGTATCGGCTGCAAAGACATGGTCCTTAAACGGAGAAATGGTTGAAGAACTAGACGCGGTAGAGGTGAATCAGTAA
- the spoVS gene encoding stage V sporulation protein SpoVS: protein MEILKVSAKSNPNSVAGALAGVLRERGNAEIQAIGAGALNQAVKAVAIARGFVAPSGVDLICIPAFTDILIDGEERTAIKLIVEPR, encoded by the coding sequence ATGGAAATATTAAAAGTTTCAGCAAAATCTAATCCTAATTCTGTAGCTGGTGCGCTTGCTGGAGTTCTGCGCGAAAGAGGAAATGCGGAAATCCAGGCAATTGGTGCGGGTGCATTGAACCAGGCTGTTAAGGCAGTAGCGATCGCAAGAGGATTCGTAGCGCCTAGCGGAGTGGATTTAATTTGTATCCCTGCATTCACGGATATCCTGATCGACGGCGAAGAACGGACTGCCATTAAGCTGATTGTGGAGCCGCGTTAG
- a CDS encoding RicAFT regulatory complex protein RicA family protein — protein MAKYTKSEIVERAKDLARMIAETEEVDFFKRAEAQINGNEKVSATITAIKGLQKQAVNLQHYGKAEALKKTEEKIAKLEQQLDEIPVVQEFKQSQVDVNELLQIVANAISNTVTDEVIMTTGGDLLSGETGSKIKNSSCSH, from the coding sequence ATGGCTAAATACACAAAGAGCGAAATTGTTGAACGTGCGAAGGATTTGGCACGTATGATTGCAGAGACAGAAGAAGTGGATTTTTTCAAACGTGCAGAAGCACAGATTAATGGTAATGAAAAGGTTAGTGCAACCATCACAGCCATCAAAGGTCTGCAAAAGCAGGCTGTTAATCTTCAGCACTATGGAAAAGCTGAAGCATTAAAGAAGACGGAAGAAAAAATAGCCAAATTGGAGCAGCAGCTGGATGAGATTCCTGTTGTACAGGAATTCAAGCAATCCCAGGTGGATGTTAATGAATTGCTTCAAATTGTGGCAAATGCGATTTCCAACACAGTAACAGACGAAGTCATTATGACTACGGGCGGAGATTTGCTGAGCGGCGAAACGGGATCTAAGATCAAGAACAGCAGCTGTTCACATTAA
- the mutS gene encoding DNA mismatch repair protein MutS, whose product MAAAYTPMIQQYLRVKAEYQDAFLFFRLGDFYEMFFDDALKASQELEITLTSREGGTEERIPMCGVPYHSAPVYIEQLIEKGYKVAICEQTEDPKQAKGVVKREVVQLITPGTMMEGKGLQEKENNYIASISAFEDETFGFTTNDLSTGETKVTMLSNGFEEVLNELSMSGAKEVVISPDFDGEWQRRMKERSVMAISFEDDCEVRDSFEGLLSDLNQDKLRRTSSRLINYLYRTQKRSLDHLQKVATYQVNQYMKIDYFSKKNLELTETIRSKGKKGSLLWLLDETKTAMGGRLLKQWIDRPLIDEQEIKRRHSLVETLIGSFFEREEIREKLKEVYDLERLAGRVAFGNVNARDLVQLKNSLQQIPILKEMVSNLSNEEAVRLAERLDACEEVTDTLESAIMENPPLSLKDGNIIQDGYHEELDKYRDASRNGKTWIAQLEKQEREKTGIKSLKIGFNRVFGYYIEVTRANLHLLQEGQYERKQTLTNAERFITPELKEKEALILEAQEKCVKLEYELFTNVREYVKEYIPRLQKLAKTVSELDVLQCFAAVSEQRHYTKPNFSNERRIYIKDGRHPVVEKVLNAQEYVPNDCSMDADREMLLITGPNMSGKSTYMRQIALTAILGQIGCYVPAAEAVLPIFDQVFTRIGAADDLISGQSTFMVEMLEARNAIVNATQNSLILFDEIGRGTSTYDGMALAQAIIEYIHNRIGAKTLFSTHYHELTVLEEELPKVKNIHVSAVEQNGRVVFLHKIKEGAADKSYGIHVAQLAELPNELIVRANEILTGLESNDPHPVKKEIPAAEKIAEPAAQLSFFEEHEDVKKPSLGSKEKKIIDKVRALDILDMTPMQALNTLYELHRKLKN is encoded by the coding sequence ATGGCAGCAGCATACACGCCTATGATACAGCAATATTTACGGGTAAAGGCAGAATATCAGGATGCCTTTTTATTTTTTCGCCTTGGCGACTTTTACGAAATGTTTTTTGATGATGCACTTAAAGCATCACAGGAGCTTGAAATCACATTAACGAGCCGCGAGGGAGGCACGGAAGAACGGATTCCCATGTGCGGAGTGCCATATCATTCAGCACCGGTTTATATTGAACAATTGATTGAAAAAGGATATAAAGTCGCAATCTGCGAGCAAACGGAAGACCCAAAACAGGCAAAGGGCGTTGTGAAACGGGAAGTCGTTCAGCTTATCACGCCTGGAACAATGATGGAGGGCAAAGGTCTTCAGGAAAAAGAGAACAACTATATTGCATCGATTTCTGCTTTTGAAGATGAAACCTTTGGATTTACCACCAATGATTTATCCACAGGTGAGACGAAGGTAACGATGTTAAGCAACGGGTTTGAGGAAGTTCTGAACGAACTGTCCATGTCAGGAGCAAAGGAAGTAGTCATATCTCCCGACTTTGATGGTGAATGGCAGCGGAGAATGAAAGAACGCTCCGTCATGGCGATCTCATTCGAGGATGATTGCGAGGTCCGGGACTCCTTTGAAGGACTTCTGAGTGATTTAAATCAGGACAAGCTAAGGAGAACATCTTCCAGATTAATTAATTACCTGTACCGCACGCAGAAGAGAAGTCTGGATCACCTTCAAAAAGTGGCGACTTATCAAGTAAATCAATACATGAAAATTGATTATTTCTCGAAAAAGAATCTCGAGCTGACAGAAACTATCCGGAGCAAAGGCAAGAAGGGCTCGCTATTGTGGCTCCTGGATGAAACAAAGACAGCCATGGGAGGACGACTATTAAAGCAATGGATCGACAGGCCGCTTATAGATGAACAGGAAATTAAGCGCCGCCATTCTTTGGTTGAAACGCTGATTGGCTCTTTCTTTGAACGGGAAGAAATCCGGGAAAAGCTGAAGGAAGTCTATGATCTGGAACGCCTTGCAGGAAGAGTGGCATTTGGGAATGTAAATGCCCGCGATCTTGTACAGCTTAAGAATTCTCTTCAGCAGATACCAATTTTAAAAGAAATGGTCTCAAATCTGTCGAATGAGGAAGCAGTGAGGCTCGCTGAACGCCTGGATGCCTGCGAAGAAGTCACGGATACTTTGGAAAGCGCCATAATGGAAAATCCGCCGCTGTCTTTGAAGGATGGAAACATTATTCAGGACGGCTATCATGAAGAGCTTGATAAATATCGCGATGCCAGCAGAAACGGGAAGACCTGGATTGCCCAGCTGGAGAAGCAGGAACGTGAAAAAACGGGCATAAAATCTTTAAAAATCGGTTTTAATCGTGTGTTTGGCTATTATATAGAAGTAACCCGCGCCAATCTGCACCTTCTTCAGGAAGGACAATATGAGCGGAAGCAGACCCTTACAAATGCGGAACGATTTATTACGCCTGAATTAAAGGAAAAAGAAGCACTCATACTGGAAGCGCAGGAAAAGTGTGTGAAGCTCGAGTATGAATTATTTACGAATGTCCGCGAATATGTAAAAGAATATATTCCGAGATTGCAAAAGCTGGCGAAAACGGTTAGTGAGCTGGATGTTCTTCAGTGCTTCGCAGCCGTCAGCGAACAGAGACATTATACAAAACCAAACTTTTCTAATGAAAGACGGATTTATATCAAAGACGGCCGCCATCCAGTCGTTGAAAAGGTGCTGAACGCACAGGAATATGTGCCTAATGACTGTTCTATGGATGCAGACAGGGAAATGCTGCTGATTACAGGGCCAAATATGTCCGGTAAAAGTACGTATATGCGTCAAATCGCACTTACTGCGATTTTAGGGCAAATCGGATGCTATGTGCCTGCTGCAGAAGCAGTACTCCCTATTTTCGACCAGGTATTTACCAGAATCGGCGCCGCTGATGACCTTATTTCCGGCCAGAGTACGTTCATGGTCGAGATGCTTGAAGCGAGAAATGCCATTGTGAATGCCACACAAAATAGCTTAATTTTATTTGATGAAATCGGGCGCGGAACTTCGACATATGATGGAATGGCATTGGCGCAGGCAATCATTGAATATATACACAACCGGATTGGTGCGAAGACATTGTTTTCCACCCACTATCATGAATTGACCGTGCTTGAAGAAGAACTGCCAAAAGTGAAAAACATCCATGTCAGCGCTGTCGAGCAAAATGGACGGGTTGTGTTTCTTCATAAAATTAAAGAAGGAGCAGCAGATAAGAGTTACGGAATCCATGTTGCCCAGCTTGCAGAGCTGCCGAATGAACTCATTGTCAGGGCAAATGAAATTTTAACAGGTCTTGAATCGAACGACCCTCACCCAGTGAAAAAAGAGATTCCTGCTGCAGAAAAGATTGCAGAGCCTGCTGCACAGTTATCCTTCTTTGAGGAACATGAAGACGTGAAGAAACCTTCATTGGGATCCAAAGAAAAGAAGATCATTGATAAAGTCAGAGCGCTCGATATCCTGGATATGACTCCAATGCAGGCATTAAATACATTATATGAGCTGCATAGGAAATTGAAGAATTGA
- a CDS encoding dipeptidase: MKIFDAHCDVLYKMFMDRRIDFQNSGSLQVNLETLQASGFKVQCFAIFVPESVHTEMKFNAALYMVNLFYEKVLKPNPQLKLIKSIQDIDMLKDNETGAILTLEGCDAVGCDLLKLKTLLRLGVSSVGLTWNYANCAADGVLEERGAGLSSFGKGVVHELNASKAWCDVSHLSERGFWDVMEWADYPVATHSNCYSLCPHPRNLTNEQINALIDRGSVMGITFVNEFLSGKQTAAITDVLRHLEYVCSLGGENHVGFGSDFDGTDGKVTDLEDARKYDNLINELLKYYSEIQAEKFIFRNFYSRFPR, translated from the coding sequence TTGAAAATATTTGATGCACATTGTGATGTATTATATAAAATGTTTATGGACAGAAGGATTGACTTTCAAAATTCAGGCAGTCTTCAGGTGAATTTGGAAACGCTTCAGGCATCAGGCTTTAAGGTTCAGTGCTTTGCCATATTTGTTCCTGAATCCGTTCATACGGAAATGAAGTTCAACGCAGCCTTATATATGGTCAATCTGTTTTACGAAAAAGTGCTTAAACCTAATCCGCAATTAAAGCTCATTAAAAGCATCCAGGACATCGACATGCTGAAGGATAATGAGACTGGAGCGATATTGACCCTGGAGGGATGCGACGCGGTTGGCTGCGATCTGCTTAAATTAAAGACGCTTCTCAGGCTGGGAGTATCTTCAGTGGGGTTAACCTGGAATTATGCAAACTGTGCAGCTGATGGAGTGCTTGAAGAGAGAGGGGCAGGCCTATCTTCTTTTGGCAAAGGGGTGGTACATGAATTAAATGCCAGTAAAGCATGGTGCGATGTTTCCCATCTTTCTGAACGGGGCTTCTGGGATGTGATGGAATGGGCCGACTATCCCGTTGCCACTCATTCAAACTGCTATTCCTTGTGCCCGCATCCTCGTAATTTAACGAACGAACAGATTAATGCACTGATTGACAGGGGCAGTGTGATGGGCATTACATTTGTGAATGAATTTTTATCTGGCAAACAAACAGCTGCAATTACTGATGTTCTAAGGCACCTGGAATATGTATGTTCACTCGGAGGAGAAAATCACGTCGGATTCGGTTCGGATTTTGATGGTACAGATGGGAAAGTTACAGATTTGGAGGATGCAAGAAAATACGATAACCTGATAAATGAACTGTTAAAATATTATTCTGAAATACAAGCTGAAAAATTTATATTTCGGAATTTTTATAGCAGGTTTCCAAGGTGA
- a CDS encoding VOC family protein: MPAVQFRIARPTNQLDQLIAFYEEGLGLKRVGEFWNHEGYDGIMYGLPDSQYHLEFTQSKEKMELPQPAKEHLLVFYVGDRLERDNMADRLAALGYLETEPENPYWSRGGLTFEDPDGWPIVLMNTPGI, encoded by the coding sequence ATCCCTGCTGTACAATTTCGCATTGCACGACCGACAAATCAGCTTGATCAACTTATTGCCTTTTACGAAGAAGGATTGGGTCTGAAGAGAGTCGGCGAATTTTGGAACCATGAAGGCTATGATGGGATTATGTATGGTCTGCCTGACAGCCAGTATCATCTTGAATTTACTCAATCCAAGGAAAAAATGGAGCTTCCGCAGCCTGCTAAAGAGCATCTATTAGTTTTTTATGTGGGAGACCGTCTGGAGAGGGATAACATGGCCGACAGGCTTGCTGCTCTTGGATATCTGGAAACAGAACCGGAAAATCCATACTGGAGCAGAGGCGGATTGACCTTTGAAGATCCTGATGGATGGCCGATTGTATTGATGAATACCCCGGGTATATGA
- a CDS encoding 2-oxoacid:acceptor oxidoreductase subunit alpha yields the protein MINQLSWKVGGQQGEGIESTGEIFSIALNRLGYYLYGYRHFSSRIKGGHTNNKIRVSTSQIRSISDDLDILVAFDQETIDLNYKELHDKGIMIADAKFDPKQPEDTNAVLFAVPFTEIATELGTSLMKNMVAVGATCAVLNLDIKVFEEVVQEIFGRKGQQVVDKNMEAIQAGFDFMKEKLSDDVELMELEKADGMKRLFMIGNDAIALGALAGGCRFMAAYPITPASEIMEYLIKKLPALGGSVIQTEDEIAAVTMTIGANYAGVRSLTASAGPGLSLKMEAIGLSGITETPLVIVDTQRGGPSTGLPTKQEQSDLMAMIYGTHGEIPKIVLAPSTVQEAFYDTAEAFNLAEEYQCPVIILSDLQLSLGKQTVEPLDFSKVEIRRGKLVTEELPEIENKGYFKRFEVTEDGVSPRVIPGMKNGIHHVTGVEHDETGKPSESAANRNAQMDKRFRKVENIKFNTPVHKNAPHEEADLLIVGFNSTRGVIEEAIGRIEQDGIKVNHAQVRLIHPFPTDELLPLVKTAKKIAVVENNATGQLANIMKMNVGHAEKVYKLLKYDGNPFLPHEIHTKCKELF from the coding sequence ATGATCAATCAACTTTCATGGAAAGTTGGAGGACAGCAAGGGGAAGGTATTGAAAGTACCGGAGAGATTTTTTCCATTGCGCTAAATCGTTTAGGCTACTACCTGTACGGTTACCGCCACTTTTCATCACGAATTAAAGGCGGGCACACGAACAACAAGATTCGCGTCAGCACGTCACAAATCCGATCTATATCAGACGATTTAGATATTCTGGTAGCTTTCGACCAGGAAACAATCGATTTAAACTACAAAGAACTTCACGATAAAGGGATCATGATTGCAGATGCGAAATTTGATCCTAAACAGCCAGAAGATACGAATGCAGTTTTGTTTGCAGTGCCTTTTACAGAGATTGCTACTGAGCTTGGAACATCCCTGATGAAAAACATGGTTGCTGTCGGTGCGACATGTGCAGTTCTAAATCTAGATATTAAAGTATTTGAAGAAGTAGTTCAAGAAATTTTTGGACGTAAGGGACAGCAGGTTGTCGATAAGAACATGGAAGCCATTCAGGCCGGCTTTGATTTCATGAAGGAAAAGCTTAGTGATGATGTGGAATTAATGGAGCTTGAAAAAGCAGACGGAATGAAGCGTCTATTTATGATCGGAAACGATGCGATCGCTCTAGGTGCGCTTGCAGGCGGCTGCCGCTTTATGGCCGCTTACCCAATCACACCTGCATCCGAAATCATGGAATACCTGATTAAAAAGCTTCCTGCGCTTGGCGGTTCTGTTATCCAGACAGAAGATGAAATTGCCGCAGTTACAATGACAATTGGTGCAAACTACGCAGGTGTCCGCTCACTTACTGCATCTGCCGGTCCTGGGCTTTCCCTTAAGATGGAAGCAATCGGCCTTTCAGGGATTACTGAAACACCTTTAGTTATCGTGGATACACAGCGTGGAGGACCTTCCACAGGACTTCCGACAAAACAGGAGCAATCTGATTTAATGGCAATGATTTACGGCACTCATGGCGAGATTCCAAAAATCGTCCTTGCTCCAAGTACTGTACAGGAAGCATTCTATGATACAGCGGAAGCATTCAACCTGGCAGAAGAATACCAGTGCCCGGTTATAATCCTATCAGATTTGCAGCTTTCTCTTGGTAAACAGACAGTGGAGCCGCTGGATTTCAGTAAAGTTGAAATCCGCCGTGGAAAACTTGTTACAGAAGAACTTCCTGAAATTGAAAACAAAGGCTACTTCAAGCGCTTTGAGGTTACAGAAGATGGGGTTTCTCCACGTGTAATACCTGGCATGAAGAACGGAATCCATCATGTAACAGGTGTAGAGCATGATGAAACGGGAAAACCTTCAGAATCAGCTGCAAACCGCAACGCGCAAATGGATAAGCGTTTCCGCAAGGTTGAAAATATTAAGTTCAATACACCTGTTCACAAGAATGCTCCGCATGAAGAAGCAGACCTGCTCATCGTTGGCTTCAATTCAACAAGAGGTGTAATTGAGGAAGCTATTGGCAGGATTGAACAGGACGGCATTAAAGTAAATCATGCACAAGTTCGCCTGATTCATCCTTTCCCAACTGATGAATTATTACCGCTTGTAAAAACAGCTAAGAAAATCGCCGTAGTTGAAAACAATGCTACAGGACAATTAGCGAACATCATGAAGATGAACGTCGGACATGCTGAGAAAGTATATAAGCTATTGAAGTACGACGGAAATCCATTCTTGCCGCATGAAATTCACACAAAATGCAAGGAGTTGTTCTAA